In Haliscomenobacter hydrossis DSM 1100, the DNA window TGCTTTGGGGTACCGACATCACCCCGGCACTCTTCCCCATACTCGATGAAATCAAATCCCTGGGTTTTGCCGGGGTAGAAGTGCCTATTTTCAATTTTAACCCCGCCGATTGGCACGTTTGGCGTCAAAAACTGGACGATCTGGGCTTGCAACGCCTCGCAGTGGCCATCAACGGCCCCGATGCCAACCCGCTCAGTGCCGACGCATCCATGCGTGCGCATGCCCTGGACAACAACAAAAAAGCCCTGGACTGCGCCGCGGTGATCGGCGCAAAATTGCTGATGGGGCCAATTCACTCCGCCTTGGGGGTCTTCACCGGGCAACCCGCTACCCAAGAAGAATGGCAACGCGGTGTGGCGCACATTCGTGCCCTGGCTGAATACGCCGCGACCAAAAACATCACCTTGGGCATCGAATATTTGAACCGTTTTGAAACCTACCTTTTCACTTGCACCGACGACATGTTGCGCTTTGTAGACGAGGTCAATCATCCGCACTGCAAGATCATGTTTGATACCTTTCATGCCAACATCGAAGAGAAGGACATCCCCGCCGCCCTGCAAAAGTGTGGGGATCGGCTCGTGCACGTACAACTTTCCGAAAACGACCGGAGCACTGTCGGCCAAGGCCATGTTGATTTTGAAAAAATCATCGCCACATTGAAATCGATGGACTATCAAGGCATGCTGAGCATTGAAGCCTTCAGCATGAAATTGGCCGCGGCGAATATTTGGCGCCCCATGTTTGAATCCGAAACCCAACTGATGCGAGACAGCATCACTTACCTTAAACAATTACTCTGATCCTATAACACCTGCACAGCATGAAAAAAATAAACATCGCAATCGTTGGACTCGGCTTCGGGGCTGAGTTTATCCCGATTTATCAGCGCCATCCACATGTAAATATGTATGCGATTTGCCAGCGCAATGAAACCAATTTGCACAAAATTGGCGACGCATTCAACATTGAAAAACGCTATTCCGATTATGATGAATTGCTCAAAGACCCCAACATTGACGCAGTCCACATCAATTCGCCCATCCCCAACCACGCAGAACAAACCCTGAAAGCCCTGAAAGCCGGCAAACACGTGGCCTGCACCGTGCCCATGGCCACCTCGGTGGAGGAGTGTATGGAAATTGTGAAATTGAGCAAAGCCACGGGCAAAAAATACATGATGATGGAAACGGTGGTGTACAGCCGCGAGTTTTTGTTCGTCAAGGAATTATACGAGCAAGGCGAATTGGGCAAAGTTCAGTTCCTCAAAGCCTCGCATCAGCAAGATATGGACGGTTGGCCCGATTATTGGCCTGGTTTGCCGCCCATGCATTATGCCACGCATTGTGTGGGGCCGGTGGCCGGTTTGTTGAAATTGGAAGCGGAATACGTTTCCTGTTTTGGTTCGGGTACGATTCGGGAAGAATTGTCAAAAATCCACAATTCTCCTTTTGCCGTTGAGTCGGCACACATCAAGTTTAAAGACAGCGACTTGAGTGCGTATGTGTACCGTTCCTTGTTCGATATAGCCCGGCAGTACCGCGAAAGTTTTGAAGTGTACGGCACCAAAAAATCGTTTGAATGGCCGCTCATTGAAGGGGAAGATGCCGTAATTCACACCGCCAAAAAGGAAGAGCACGAAATCCCAGAACGGGTGAAAGTACCCGATTTTGCCCATTTGTTGCCGGAAAGCATCCAACGCTTTACCACACAAGGAGTGTACGATGTGGCCGAAAATACGCACCTGAGTTTCACCCAGGGCGCAGGCCATGGCGGCTCACATCCGCATTTGGCACACGAGTTCATCATGGCCTTGATTGAAGACCGCGATCCTTTTCCCAATGCCTGGGAATCCGCCAACTGGACTTCGGTGGGTATCCTCGCCCATGAATCGGCGATGCAAGGTGGTAAGATTTTGGCTTTGCCCGATTTTAAAAATGCGTGATTTTTGTTCCGGGTATTGTCGGCGTAACTTCAAGTCACGCCGACAACACGCCACGGAATCCACAAAAATTCTTTCTCAATCCATATCCAAATTGGCCCTCAATGAAAAAGCTAATAGTTCTTTCTTTACTTTTCTGCGTGTTCAGCGCTTCCGCCCAAAAGGCTCGCCGTCTGGAGATCCTTTTTCTGGGTGACAATGGACACCACCGACCAATAGAGCGTGTTCCCTCAATCATGGCCGCTTTGGGCGATAAAGGAGTCAATTTCACCTATACCGATCAATTGGCCGATCTCAATTTGGCCAACCTCAACAAGTACGATGCCTTGATGATCTACGCCAATTGGGACAGCATTCCTCCGGCCGCAGAGAAGGATTTATTGGCCTATGTCGCGGCGGGTAAAGGGATTTTACCGATCCATTGTGCTTCCTATTGTTTTCGCAATTCAAGTGAATACGTCAAGATGGTCGGTGGGCAGTTTTGGCGACACAGGATGGACACCGTCGAAACCCAAACGGTTCAACCCGATCATTTCATCATGCAGGGTTTGAAACCTTTCAGAGCGTTTGATGAAACCTATTTGCACAGCAAGTTACAAGCAGACAACAACGTCTTGGCCGTACGCGAAATCAAAGCAGACCAATTCAAAGACAAACCCGATACCAAAACCGAACCGTATACCTGGACCCGCAGCTACGGCAAAGGACGGGTTTTTTATACCGCTTACGGACACGATGAAAACACCTGGCAAAACGAAGGTTTTCACGCCTTGATCTTGCGTGGAATCCTCTGGGCGGTCAACGAGGAAGCCAGACAAGCACACGCGGCTTTGAAGCCCGAACCTTTTGTGTATCGGGAAGCCAAACTGCCGAACTATGAAAAGCGGCCCGGCATTCAATACCGCCAAGATCCCCTGTCGCCCGAAGAAAGTATGAAGCACATTCAAGTGCCGGTTGAATTCAATATGGAGCTTTTTGCTGCGGAACCCAATGTGATGCACCCCATTGCCATTTCCTGGGATGAACGGGGCAGAATGTATGTATTGATTACCAAAGACTATCCGAATGAGCGGAAACCCGGTGGGGGCAGCGACTACATCCTCATCTGTGAAGACACCAATAAAGATGGGAAAGCCGATAAATTCACCCGTTTTGCCGAAGGCCTGAGCATCCCCACGGGCATGGTGTTCAGCAATGGCGGTCTGGTGGTATCCCAGGCCCCCGATATGTTGTTTTTGAAAGATACCGATGGCGACGATAAAGCCGATGTGCGCCAAGTGCTCTTTACGGGGTTTGGCACCTTTGATACCCACGCGGGGCCTTCAAATTTGCATTATGGTTTTGACAATTGGCTCTGGGGAAGTGTGGGGTATTCTGGATTTAAAGGCCTGGTAGGAGGCAGTAGCGATACCATCCGCTTTAGCCAGGGTTTTTTCCGCTTCAAACCCGACGGCAGCAAGTTGGAGTTCATGACCAGAACTTCGAACAACACCTGGGGCCTCGGTTTTAATGAAACCGGCGACGTGTTTGGTTCAACGGCCAACAATGCCCACGGTTGGTACATGGCCATTCCGAACCAATTTTACCCCTCTGCAAATGGTGTGGACAATGGCAGCACCAGCACCGATACCCACAAAGACATGAAAACCATCACGCCCAAAGTGCGTCAGGTGGATGTATTTGGGGGATTCACCGCCGCAGCCGGGCACAATGTGTACACCGCCAGGGCTTTCCCAAAAAAATACTGGAACAACATCGCCTTTGTTGCGGAACCCACCGGACACGTTTTGCACCAGAATGTGCTGGCCAAAAGTGGCACCAATTACAGCGATGTGGAGGGATTCAACCTTTTAGCCGGGGCGGATGAATGGTTTTCACCCGTATTTGCCGAAGTTGGCCCCGATGGAGCGGTGTGGGTTGCCGATTGGTACAGTTTCATCATTCAGCACAATCCACGCCCCGATGGCTTTGTAATGGGGTCAGGGAATGCGTACGAAACCGATTTGCGGGATTATACCCACGGGCGAATTTACCGCGTGAGTCACAAAACAGCTCCGTCGTATCAAGCCCTGGCATTGTCCAAAGACAAGCCCCAGGAACTACTGGCAGCGCTGAAAAACACCAACATGTTTTGGCGCAGCCATGCCCAACGACTTTTGGTGGAAAGGAACCAAAAAGACGTTGTACCCGCACTATTGGCCTTGATCCGCGACAAATCGGTGGATGAAATCGGCATCAACGCCCCAGCCATTCATGCGCTTTGGACTTTGCAGGGATTAAACGCCATCGAAGGTGAAGCCTTGAACGTCGTTGTGGAGGCTTTAAAACACCCTTGTCCCGGAGTTAGAAAATCGGCGGTACAACTTTTGCCCCGCAATAAAGAGGGGCTTGCTGTTCTGGTGAACAACAAAACCCTGGAGGACCAGGAACCCCTGGTCGTACTGAATACCCTTTTGACCATCAGTGAAATGCCGATGAATGAGCAAATAGAATCGATTATTTTTCAGGCACTAGAAACTTCAAAAGACCTGAATGACCGCTGGTTACCCGACGCTTATGCGGGAATTGTGGCCAAAAATCCAGGATTGTTGAAAAAGGTATTTGCCAAACTACAGGAGAAGGCTGCTACAAATGCCAATACCATGAATCCGGCTGGACATCATGACCATGCCGCGATGATGGCCAAAACCGAGCCAAAAACCCAGCCCGCTGCCACCTTGACCAAACCTGATCTGATGGTCAGCAACATCAAAATTGAACCGACCAATCCCATGCCCCGCGAGCGGGTAGCGATTACTATTGATGTGCGCAACCAAGGTGGGGTGGACGTTCCTAAAGGTGTTGTTTTGCCCTTGAATATCCGCTTCGCGGGCAAAGGCCAGGTGGTCGACATGGTTAGTCTGGTTCATACGGAGGGGCTCAAAGCCGGGGAAACCGTAACCATCACCAAAGTGTCAAATGGTCCCTGGACCGGCAACATCTCCGTCAGCGGCGAACAAGCCGGAGAGTACAATTTTACAGTGGTGGTTGACAAAGCCAACACCATTGTGGAAGGCAATGAGGCAAACAACACACTGGCTACAAAAATAACCTTCGCTTTGTCGCAAAGCATGGCGCAGTATGTGTTGACAAAAGCCATTCGGAGCAATGTTTCGCTGGCTACCGTGTCGGCGGTAGTGGATTATTTAAAAAATGCACAGAAACTCGATACCGAAGGCTTTAATGCCATCTTAAAAGGGATCAGCGAAGGCTGGAATTATCGGAAAAAGGTGACGGTTGCCGACGCCGATAAAACCTATTTGAATACACTTTTGGCGGCAAGTACGGGTGTGAACAAAGACCGCTTAACTCGCCTGATGCAAGCATGGGACATCCTGAAGAAACAGGAAGAAAATGATCCTAATGTTCAGACTGTAAAAATCAAGGCGATTCGGGAAATGTTGCAATTTGATGTAAAAACATTCACCGTCAAAGCAGGCAAAACGGTAGAAATTTTATTTGAAAACCCCGATGCCATGCAACACAACCTGGTCATCGGCAAACCCAAATCGCTGGAAAAGATTGGCAAAGCGGCAGATAAAATGATTACCGACCCAGAGGGGGCAAACAAAAACTATGTTCCGGATGTGGCCGATGTATTGTTTTCGTCGGTTTTGGTCAATCCAGATCAAACGATCCGTTTGCGCTTTACGGCGCCAACCAAAGCTGGGGATTACCCTTACGTGTGTACTTTCCCTGGGCATTGGCGAATCATGAATGGGGTGATGAAAGTGGAGTAATGAGATAGAGATGTTTAAATTTTAGGGGCTGTCTCAGAACGCAGATTTTGAGATAGCCCCTGACATAGGGTTGTCACTCCCCCTATTTAACTTTGCGCTACACCAACACAACCGCCATGCCCGAAAAGGAAATAGAAACATTTTGTCCGAGAAGTCGCCAGGAATGGCGGCAATGGTTACAAGAAAACCACCAGACCAAACAGTCGATTTGGCTAATTTATTACAAAAAGAAAACGAACATTCCTTCCATCACCTGGAGCGAAGTCGTAGATGAAGCCCTGTGCTTTGGCTGGATCGACAGCACGGCCAAACCCCTGGATGAGGAAAAATACATGCAGTTCATCACCCGCAGGAAACCCAAAAGTGTTTGGTCGAAAATCAACAAGGAGAAAGTTCAGCGTTTTATTGACGAGGGGCTGATGATGCCCGCAGGTTTTGCCAGCATCGAAATTGCCAAAAAAAATGGCTCCTGGAGCATTTTAGACGAGGTGGATGCCATGATTATCCCGCCCGATTTAGAGATGGGATTTGCAGCCCAACCGGGCTCAAAAGAGGCCTTTTTGAGTTTGAGTAAATCGGCACAAAAACTCTTGTTGTATGGGTTGGTTATGGCCAAACAGCCTGCGACGAGGGAGAAACGGATTGGGGAGATTGTGGCGAAGGTTGGGCAGAAAGGTTGACGCCAACAAGCGTTGCCTTTCCACAAGGGGGTATTTCATTCAAAAAAACAGGGCAAACAAATCTACGCTGTCCACCCTCCAAAAAACTCTCGCCTAGTTTTCTCCTTGTTTTTACAATTTATCGTACTTTTTAACATCCGCCCCGAACCTAGGTCTGGTAACCTTTTGCCCTATGTCAACGTATAAGGGTGTATAAAACCCAAATCACGGAACTCGACAAACAAGACACGATTTGAGTGAGGGGAATGAAATTTCTAACCTAGACTTTATCCTTTTTTTTTGACAAATCAAAAATTGGGAGCCTAATGAAAACAAGGAGCTTGAATTTGAAGTTCTTTAACGCCCTCAAAAGGGATAAAGTCCAGCTAAGGAACGGAATAACGTTAGTTAACGTAAGTTCTGAATTAACGAGCAATATTGTGCGACTTCTCCGAAGTCGGAATCACTGATGGTCAATATTTTCTATAAACATGTGACCTCTCCGAGGTCATTCGACGGACTTCGGAGAAGTCGCAAGTTTGTAGCATTTGCATTTACGCGTTTTTCCGACTTCGGAGAAGTCGCACTTCTCTGATTATCAACAGGATTTATTCAGCACTCACTTTGTTTAGTAAATTTTAAATCAAGTTTTATGGCAAATCTGGAAGTAATCAAGCAGTTAATTATACATCCATTCTTAAAAATACTGATCGAACTGGGATTAGAGATTGACAGAATTAAAAAGATTTATCCGTTGAAAACAGAGGGCGTAACTTTTTATGTGGATAACAAAAAAAACGTTTTATTAAGCATAGACTATCTTGAGTATCCCAAAGATGAGATTCCTGTTAAAAGCAATACTATAGGTCAATTATTTTTTAACAAAATTCATAACAAGGAAATACTAGAAGATATTGTGGCCGGGCTTCCGGATTCGATTAAAAGCAAAATAATAGAAATTGATTGGTTTAATAACGGCAGTAAAGGGTTGTGTTTTATTAAATGCACTATTGAGACTATGGAAAAGCTTTTCCAACATGATTGTATTCTCGGATATTTTCAAACCCATTACAATAATATTTTTTCCAAAGAAATTGACTTTCATGATTTTACAAGCGCCATTGAATTAGGCGATGAACTAAAGGATTTAAAGGATGCACGGGATGAAGTAAGAGACAAAGTATTTGATCTTTTAAAATACAAACTAGACACTACAGATGATATCAAAGACTTAGAAGAAAAAATAAAAAATGAAGCCCCTTTGATTAAGGAAATTCTATCTCGTCACATAGAAAGAGGAACCATTGCAAACAAAGTTAAAGCCTTGACAGGCTATAAGTGCTTAGTGTGCGAGAAATTAGATATGCATCCCTATGGATTTAAAAAAAAGAACAGCGAAGAACCCTACATTGAAAGTCATCATGTGACTCCTGTTTCATTACGGAAAAAAGGATCACTTAGTGTCACCAACATCATTACACTATGTGCGAACCATCATCGGCTAATGCATTACGGGAATGCACCACTCTTGGAGGAGAATGAAGTTTCTTTTGTCTTTCAAATAGAATGCAAAGAGGTTGAGATACAAAAAATACAAATCCATTAAAATGCTAAATATCAACAATTAAAACCTATTTTAGCAAATTATGGTTTTTAGAAAACGAACAGTTTTTAAACCCGTCGAATTCGACGGGTTTAAAAATAGCTTTTGAAGGAAACCACTCTCTAGACATATGGCACTGACCGAAAAACAAATACAAGAAATCCAAGTGGCTGGAGAAAGCTTTTTACAGCTCCGCAGACCACCGGAAGCAATCAGATCAAAACTCGATCTGATCTACCGCATTGAAGGCCAAAACGTACTCGTGTACGAAGTCCGCCCCCAATGGGATGATCCTGCTAAAATTACGGAAACGCCAATAGCAAAAACCACCTTTGTACAAACCCAAAACGTGTGGAAAATCTATTGGATGCAGGCCGACCTGAAATGGCACAGGTATTCACCTAAGCACCAGGTAAAGTCCATAAAAACCTTTTTTGAAGTTGTAGCTGATGATGCGTTTAGCTGCTTTTTTGGATGAAAAAGAAGTTGAATTCCGTCGGCTAATAAGGTTCCAGCACTTACCTCAGTTTAAACAACAGCTCCAACTGCTTTTCTGCCACCCCACTCGGCGTAGCACTCAACAGCCAATTCCGCAAGCGGTGACCAATCTCCCCGCCCAGGTTGCTGATTTTGCCAATCATGAACGAGGTGTTTACCACGTAATTCACTTTGGGGCGTCGAAACTGTTCGTACGCCGCAAAAGCTCCCGCATAATCCGGGTAACGCTCCAGGTAATCGGCCAGGTACCAGGCGTCCTCAATGGCCTGGCAGCCACCTTGCCCCATATTAGGGGTAGTGGCGTGGGCGGCATCACCCAGCAACATAACAGGACCACGATGCCAAGAGGAGAGGGGCTTTAAATCGTAGAGGTCATCGTGGAAAATTTCCTCAGGTTTCGCCAAGGCGATCAGTTCGGCGTATTGAGGGGGGAAATCTTGCAATTGTTTGCTCAAATACGCAATCTGCTCCGCTACGGGTACTTTGAAACCCGGCTGGCGTTTTTCGGTGTAATAAAAATACACCCGCTCGGGGTCAACCTGAATCATGGCGATTCTTTTGCCCCCGGTTTTTGCCCAAAGCTCCAGACCTTTGCTTGGGGTTTCCATGTGGTACGGAATAATGCCCCGCCAGCAGGTATGTGAGGAATAGCGCAGTGGTTTTTCACCCAAAATGGCTTTACGGGTGGCCGAACGCAGGCCATCAGCACCAATCAACAGGTCTGATTCGGAACTGCTGCCATCCATAAAAATGGCTTTTACCCGGCCATTGGGTAGTTGCTCCACGCTGCTCAAGCGTTTGTTGAGTTGGATGGCGGGGTTGGGCAAATGTTGCAGCAAAATCTGTTGCAAAGCGCCCCGGTGGATGGCTACACTGGATTCGCCGTATTTTTGTCGCACGGCTTGGATGTCCATGAGTTGCAGTGGATTGCCGTGGTGGTCGCCGATGCCAAAACGCTCTAAAACGATGCCTGTACTGGAAATGGCTTCGGCAAAACCCAATCTGCGGGCAATCTGCATGGCATTGGAAGCCATAATGATGCCCGCGCCAACGGGACGTAGTTCAGCGGCTGCTTCAAAAATTTCTACCTGGTGGCCTTTGTGTTGGAGGGCGATGGCTGCGGTTAAACCGCCAATTCCTGCACCAATGATGTTGATTTTCATAATAACAGTTCTAGGTGATTGTAAATTTAGAACAAATGTACTAACTTTGTGTAATTAGGTCAAGTGTTCTAAAAAATATTTTCAAAAAATGTCCAAAACAAAAGAACGGATTTTGGAGAAAGCCTTGGAATTGCTGAACGAAAGGGGCGTAGCGCAGGTTTCCATCCGCAGCATCGGAGATGCCTTGAGCATGAGTCCGGGCAATTTGTGCTACCATTATCCCAATGTGGATGCCATCGTGGAGGCGCTGTATTTCCGTTTGGTCGCCGATCTGGACGCCCTGATTTTGGAAAGTATGCAACTGGCCAGCATACAGGGCATTGATTTGCATTTTACGTTTCAGTCCATTGAGCGCAGCTTTACAACCTTTCAACACTACAAGTTTTTAATGCTCGATTTTGCCGACATCATGCGGCGGCACGAGACTTTAAAAGCTCATTTTCGGCAATTGGCTGGACAGCGACAGGTGCAATTTATGCAGCTGATCCAGGCCTTGCAGGCGGGAGGCTGGGTGCAAACCGAGCGTTACCCAAATCAGTTTCAGGACTGGATTCAGCAGGCTTCACTTCTGGGTGATTATTGGATGGCGAGTGCGGAAATCATGCTGGAAGGGGATGAAGAATACAAACGCAAGTACCATCAAGGACTGTTTTTTTCCACTTTGGCCCCGCATTTGACGGCAAAAGGGCTGGAAAGCTATCAGGAGCTACTCAATAAAGGTTGAGAAGTTGAGGAGGTTGAGAAGGTTGAGGCTACCGCAAGTGACAAACCAAAGCGACAAGTGATTATTTTGTCAAAATCGTTCGCGGTAGCCTCAACCTTCTCAACCCCCTCAACTTTTACAATAAGGCATTATCTTCGCCAAAATTTTCAACACCAACATGATCCGCATCCAAACCTATCGCCCCGAATATTGCCAAGGCATCATCGATTTGATTTTGCCCATCCAGCAAATCGAGTTCCAAGTGCCCATTACGCTCGAAGATCAGCCCGATTTGCTCCAGATTCCAGCGGTGTATCAGCACGGGAACGGCAACTTTTGGGTGGCCACCAATGCCGAAAATCGAGTGGTAGGTACCATTGCCTTTATTGGTTTTGGAGGCAATCGGGTGGCCTTGCGCAAGATGTTTGTAGCAGCAGATTACCGGGGTAAAACGTACGGTTTGGCCCAAAAATTAATGGATTTGAGCCTGGATTGGTGCCATGAAAAACAAATAGAAAGCATTTGGCTGGGCACCATTCCGCGTTTAGAAGCAGCGGTGCGTTTTTACCAAAAAAATGGCTTTGATGAAGTCGCGGCGGAGAACCTTCCCTTGGAGTTTCCACGGATGCCAGTGGATACCCTCTTTTTTTGCAAAACCGTCTGATTGTTCCATTTCCCCCTCATCGTTGTTCCATTTCCCCTGCGGGATAATGCGGACAGACTCTATCTTTGACCAAATTAATGATCGCAAAAGCTCCGCTGCTTATGAAAGGAATTGTTACATTAGCTTTCATGATTTTGACGTCATCATTTCTTGGCGCACAAGCACCTACCATCAACAGCATTAACCCGCTGAGCAACAGTGTAGGCAAGTTTCAAAAATTTGAAGCGCTGGTAGATCTAAGTGCTTCTTTTTCCAATCCTTACGATTATGACCAGGTCGCCCTCAGCGGCGTATTTGTTGCCCCCAGTGGCAAACAGGACACCTTGGATGGCTTTTACATGCAAGATTATAGCCTCAACACCAGCAATGGTAGCCTCAGTGCCAATGGCAGTGGTGGCTTTCGCATCCGCTTTTCGCCCACCGAAACCGGAACCTGGACTT includes these proteins:
- a CDS encoding GNAT family N-acetyltransferase; translated protein: MIRIQTYRPEYCQGIIDLILPIQQIEFQVPITLEDQPDLLQIPAVYQHGNGNFWVATNAENRVVGTIAFIGFGGNRVALRKMFVAADYRGKTYGLAQKLMDLSLDWCHEKQIESIWLGTIPRLEAAVRFYQKNGFDEVAAENLPLEFPRMPVDTLFFCKTV
- a CDS encoding HNH endonuclease, with the translated sequence MANLEVIKQLIIHPFLKILIELGLEIDRIKKIYPLKTEGVTFYVDNKKNVLLSIDYLEYPKDEIPVKSNTIGQLFFNKIHNKEILEDIVAGLPDSIKSKIIEIDWFNNGSKGLCFIKCTIETMEKLFQHDCILGYFQTHYNNIFSKEIDFHDFTSAIELGDELKDLKDARDEVRDKVFDLLKYKLDTTDDIKDLEEKIKNEAPLIKEILSRHIERGTIANKVKALTGYKCLVCEKLDMHPYGFKKKNSEEPYIESHHVTPVSLRKKGSLSVTNIITLCANHHRLMHYGNAPLLEENEVSFVFQIECKEVEIQKIQIH
- a CDS encoding YdeI/OmpD-associated family protein, producing MPEKEIETFCPRSRQEWRQWLQENHQTKQSIWLIYYKKKTNIPSITWSEVVDEALCFGWIDSTAKPLDEEKYMQFITRRKPKSVWSKINKEKVQRFIDEGLMMPAGFASIEIAKKNGSWSILDEVDAMIIPPDLEMGFAAQPGSKEAFLSLSKSAQKLLLYGLVMAKQPATREKRIGEIVAKVGQKG
- a CDS encoding DUF3024 domain-containing protein — protein: MALTEKQIQEIQVAGESFLQLRRPPEAIRSKLDLIYRIEGQNVLVYEVRPQWDDPAKITETPIAKTTFVQTQNVWKIYWMQADLKWHRYSPKHQVKSIKTFFEVVADDAFSCFFG
- a CDS encoding PVC-type heme-binding CxxCH protein; the encoded protein is MKKLIVLSLLFCVFSASAQKARRLEILFLGDNGHHRPIERVPSIMAALGDKGVNFTYTDQLADLNLANLNKYDALMIYANWDSIPPAAEKDLLAYVAAGKGILPIHCASYCFRNSSEYVKMVGGQFWRHRMDTVETQTVQPDHFIMQGLKPFRAFDETYLHSKLQADNNVLAVREIKADQFKDKPDTKTEPYTWTRSYGKGRVFYTAYGHDENTWQNEGFHALILRGILWAVNEEARQAHAALKPEPFVYREAKLPNYEKRPGIQYRQDPLSPEESMKHIQVPVEFNMELFAAEPNVMHPIAISWDERGRMYVLITKDYPNERKPGGGSDYILICEDTNKDGKADKFTRFAEGLSIPTGMVFSNGGLVVSQAPDMLFLKDTDGDDKADVRQVLFTGFGTFDTHAGPSNLHYGFDNWLWGSVGYSGFKGLVGGSSDTIRFSQGFFRFKPDGSKLEFMTRTSNNTWGLGFNETGDVFGSTANNAHGWYMAIPNQFYPSANGVDNGSTSTDTHKDMKTITPKVRQVDVFGGFTAAAGHNVYTARAFPKKYWNNIAFVAEPTGHVLHQNVLAKSGTNYSDVEGFNLLAGADEWFSPVFAEVGPDGAVWVADWYSFIIQHNPRPDGFVMGSGNAYETDLRDYTHGRIYRVSHKTAPSYQALALSKDKPQELLAALKNTNMFWRSHAQRLLVERNQKDVVPALLALIRDKSVDEIGINAPAIHALWTLQGLNAIEGEALNVVVEALKHPCPGVRKSAVQLLPRNKEGLAVLVNNKTLEDQEPLVVLNTLLTISEMPMNEQIESIIFQALETSKDLNDRWLPDAYAGIVAKNPGLLKKVFAKLQEKAATNANTMNPAGHHDHAAMMAKTEPKTQPAATLTKPDLMVSNIKIEPTNPMPRERVAITIDVRNQGGVDVPKGVVLPLNIRFAGKGQVVDMVSLVHTEGLKAGETVTITKVSNGPWTGNISVSGEQAGEYNFTVVVDKANTIVEGNEANNTLATKITFALSQSMAQYVLTKAIRSNVSLATVSAVVDYLKNAQKLDTEGFNAILKGISEGWNYRKKVTVADADKTYLNTLLAASTGVNKDRLTRLMQAWDILKKQEENDPNVQTVKIKAIREMLQFDVKTFTVKAGKTVEILFENPDAMQHNLVIGKPKSLEKIGKAADKMITDPEGANKNYVPDVADVLFSSVLVNPDQTIRLRFTAPTKAGDYPYVCTFPGHWRIMNGVMKVE
- a CDS encoding Gfo/Idh/MocA family oxidoreductase is translated as MKKINIAIVGLGFGAEFIPIYQRHPHVNMYAICQRNETNLHKIGDAFNIEKRYSDYDELLKDPNIDAVHINSPIPNHAEQTLKALKAGKHVACTVPMATSVEECMEIVKLSKATGKKYMMMETVVYSREFLFVKELYEQGELGKVQFLKASHQQDMDGWPDYWPGLPPMHYATHCVGPVAGLLKLEAEYVSCFGSGTIREELSKIHNSPFAVESAHIKFKDSDLSAYVYRSLFDIARQYRESFEVYGTKKSFEWPLIEGEDAVIHTAKKEEHEIPERVKVPDFAHLLPESIQRFTTQGVYDVAENTHLSFTQGAGHGGSHPHLAHEFIMALIEDRDPFPNAWESANWTSVGILAHESAMQGGKILALPDFKNA
- a CDS encoding FAD-dependent monooxygenase, whose protein sequence is MKINIIGAGIGGLTAAIALQHKGHQVEIFEAAAELRPVGAGIIMASNAMQIARRLGFAEAISSTGIVLERFGIGDHHGNPLQLMDIQAVRQKYGESSVAIHRGALQQILLQHLPNPAIQLNKRLSSVEQLPNGRVKAIFMDGSSSESDLLIGADGLRSATRKAILGEKPLRYSSHTCWRGIIPYHMETPSKGLELWAKTGGKRIAMIQVDPERVYFYYTEKRQPGFKVPVAEQIAYLSKQLQDFPPQYAELIALAKPEEIFHDDLYDLKPLSSWHRGPVMLLGDAAHATTPNMGQGGCQAIEDAWYLADYLERYPDYAGAFAAYEQFRRPKVNYVVNTSFMIGKISNLGGEIGHRLRNWLLSATPSGVAEKQLELLFKLR
- a CDS encoding sugar phosphate isomerase/epimerase family protein; this translates as MQIGMNLLLWGTDITPALFPILDEIKSLGFAGVEVPIFNFNPADWHVWRQKLDDLGLQRLAVAINGPDANPLSADASMRAHALDNNKKALDCAAVIGAKLLMGPIHSALGVFTGQPATQEEWQRGVAHIRALAEYAATKNITLGIEYLNRFETYLFTCTDDMLRFVDEVNHPHCKIMFDTFHANIEEKDIPAALQKCGDRLVHVQLSENDRSTVGQGHVDFEKIIATLKSMDYQGMLSIEAFSMKLAAANIWRPMFESETQLMRDSITYLKQLL
- a CDS encoding TetR/AcrR family transcriptional regulator; the encoded protein is MSKTKERILEKALELLNERGVAQVSIRSIGDALSMSPGNLCYHYPNVDAIVEALYFRLVADLDALILESMQLASIQGIDLHFTFQSIERSFTTFQHYKFLMLDFADIMRRHETLKAHFRQLAGQRQVQFMQLIQALQAGGWVQTERYPNQFQDWIQQASLLGDYWMASAEIMLEGDEEYKRKYHQGLFFSTLAPHLTAKGLESYQELLNKG